The Macrobrachium nipponense isolate FS-2020 chromosome 1, ASM1510439v2, whole genome shotgun sequence genome includes a window with the following:
- the LOC135218739 gene encoding uncharacterized protein LOC135218739, with protein MSQQRHTSKGVVSYKPSGIPAKQQCEMSQSYNPYISVAVAIFRWIRRYGSPKMVLKLKSRKLPALLFTVLASCTLIHTTGRIWHPTAYLWASFQPYLVQVTSPAGQGHGGLKDSSSDVEYDYSDGSSNHEVIPRAKKYSAYWPSQRNSHHWSRRFVDDSPILYVPTERTFQPSTTEESSLYAPLEKLKSFLGLPKSFESLFGSSVSKETTPSPFPEFQKVNYSKEELKAFPPVSIPMQVSGDDEDYAFSSVNEDVDTVDIKPTAKNVTPSNARLLIYNRVPKCGSTTFNSILDRQVDCSVCNYEVFLRLHLSNLSTFNFPFSGEWPHRSWRLVIGKNFIFLSFSLDRKQRRTNGPQSQLELTLKSDFRLCKINFLRCEHSTIYDQHWIDTASRRKLLHRAMYGHKMIRSKIFERHIYFFNVTRLGLPRAAWINLVREPVSRYISNFYYIRKRSRWNSTKLLKKQKSPPPWWFDMSLDDCIEVGRPECHPSSSQMNLQLTFFCGHHPECRKVGSRWALYRAKRHAEQYYSVVGILEEFTLSLSVLEGYLPRYFGNVHNIRLSSGEVKLNTNNSPSSTKRVSAATLETLQSLLKEDLEFYEFLRQRLHLQAMALGILTT; from the exons ATGAGCCAACAGAGGCATACCAGCAAAGGAGTAGTGTCATATAAACCATCTGGCATACCAGCAAAGCAGCAGTGTGAGATGAGTCAATCCTACAATCCCTACATCTCAGTGGCCGTCGCCATATTCAGATGGATCAGAAGATACG gctCTCCGAAGATGGTCCTGAAATTGAAATCGAGGAAGTTACCGGCCCTGTTGTTCACCGTCCTCGCCAGCTGCACATTGATCCACACGACAGGTCGAATCTGGCACCCGACTGCTTACCTGTGGGCTTCCTTCCAGCCTTACCTGGTGCAGGTGACCTCCCCGGCAGGTCAGGGCCACGGCGGGCTGAAGGATTCGTCATCTGACGTGGAGTACGATTATTCGGATGGGTCCTCTAATCACG AAGTTATTCCTAGGGCCAAGAAATATTCGGCGTACTGGCCATCCCAACGAAACAGCCACCATTGGTCTAGAAGATTCGTCGATGATTCTCCGATTCTGTACGTCCCCACTGAGAGAACTTTCCAGCCTTCCACCACCGAGGAGAGTTCTTTGTACGCGCCActagagaaattaaagagctttCTGGGCCTACCAAAATCATTCGAGAGCCTTTTTGGTTCCTCTGTGAGCAAAGAAACGACACCCAGTCCATTTCCAGAGTTCCAGAAGGTCAATTATTCAAAGGAGGAGCTGAAGGCTTTTCCTCCCGTCAGCATCCCAATGCAGGTCAGTGGTGATGACGAAGACTACGCTTTCAGTAGTGTCAACGAAGACGTTGACACCGTCGACATCAAACCGACTGCAAAGAACGTCACACCTTCAAATGCTCGACTTCTGATCTACAACAGAGTTCCTAAGTGCGGGTCGACTACTTTCAATTCCATTTTAGACAGGCAAGTTGATTGCTCAGTC TGCAATTACGAGGTTTTCCTTcggttacacctttctaacctttctaccttcaattttcctttcagcggtgaatggcctcatagatccTGGCGCTTGGTCATTggcaaaaattttatatttctttccttcTCGCTCGACAGAAAGCAGCGAAGAACCAACGGGCCTCAAAGTCAGCTGGAATTGACCCTAAAATCTGATTTCAGACTGTGTAAAATAAACTTCTTGCGATGTGAGCATTCCACCATTTACGACCAGCACTGGATTGACACCGCCAGCAGGCGGAAGTTGCTGCATCGCGCCATGTACGGTCACAAGATGATTAGGTCTAAAATCTTCGAGCGgcacatttattttttcaacGTCACAAG ACTGGGCTTGCCGAGGGCGGCTTGGATCAACCTGGTGAGAGAGCCCGTCTCTAGGTACATAAGCAACTTCTATTACATAAGAAAAAGATCCAGATGGAACAGTACGAA ACTACTCAAGAAACAAAAGTCTCCTCCGCCTTGGTGGTTTGACATGAGTCTAGACGACTGCATCGAGGTGGGACGACCAGAATGCCACCCTTCCTCGTCACAGATGAATCTGCAGCTGACATTCTTCTGCGGTCACCATCCCGAATGCAG AAAAGTAGGAAGTCGATGGGCCCTCTACAGAGCTAAAAGACATGCGGAGCAGTACTATAGTGTGGTAGGAATTCTCGAGGAATttactctttctctgtctgttcTCGAAGGATATCTCCCGAGATACTTTGGTAACGTCCACAATATACGACTCAGCTCAG GTGAGGTGAAGCTCAACACCAATAATTCTCCGTCCTCGACGAAGCGTGTATCTGCAGCCACTCTAGAGACCCTCCAAAGCCTCCTGAAGGAAGACCTCGAGTTCTATGAATTCCTCCGGCAGCGCCTTCACCTCCAAGCCATGGCTCTCGGCATCTTGACCACCTGA